A stretch of Vibrio sp. B1FLJ16 DNA encodes these proteins:
- a CDS encoding sigma-54 dependent transcriptional regulator: protein MSNNPYSVLLVDDDQDVLDSYSYLMNISSIKSKAINDPTQALHYLSAEWAGVVILDMYMPQMHGLELLKLIKKVDERIPVIVITGHGDIPMAVDAVKKGACEFLEKPINPPELLTLVKQQLETRRGQVELQFQAEKSISRSLVGKSAHMEQIRKLVAQYALLDTHVVVYGESGTGRHSVAGLIKDMMAKSKDTAFNSLPLSHTTTKECIDEATNVEENCVLVLENLPELPEDAQRHLAQLLLARERNGKKNLRVVTIFDSEPEEYIRKNQLLPELYYLLNQGVVNVPPLRQRPDDIVTIFHHFLKLSCKKLGKTLPSVDTSYLALLRNYQWPGNIRELRNIAELYAIGIIKLTGKERIYSKNDTQLPLDELVDDFEKQLIEDALFLHSGRVTDAANHLQIPRKKLYLRMKKHGIEKVNYKSR from the coding sequence ATGAGCAATAACCCATATTCAGTATTGTTGGTCGATGATGATCAGGACGTATTAGACTCTTACTCGTATCTAATGAACATATCGTCTATTAAATCCAAAGCGATTAACGATCCTACACAAGCGCTGCATTACCTGTCAGCCGAGTGGGCAGGCGTTGTTATTCTTGATATGTATATGCCTCAGATGCACGGTTTGGAGCTGCTTAAATTAATTAAAAAGGTTGATGAGCGAATTCCGGTGATTGTTATTACTGGTCATGGCGATATTCCAATGGCCGTGGATGCAGTAAAGAAGGGGGCTTGTGAGTTTCTTGAAAAGCCAATCAATCCCCCTGAGTTACTGACGCTGGTTAAACAGCAACTTGAAACCCGTCGAGGTCAGGTGGAACTCCAATTTCAAGCTGAGAAGTCTATATCACGTTCGCTGGTTGGTAAGTCTGCTCATATGGAGCAGATCCGTAAGCTGGTGGCTCAATATGCGCTTTTAGACACACATGTGGTCGTCTATGGTGAATCCGGTACCGGACGACACAGTGTTGCAGGGCTGATCAAAGATATGATGGCGAAAAGCAAAGATACCGCTTTCAACTCCTTACCGCTAAGCCATACAACGACGAAAGAGTGTATCGATGAAGCAACGAACGTAGAAGAGAACTGCGTTCTCGTGCTCGAAAATTTACCTGAACTTCCTGAAGACGCTCAAAGGCATTTGGCTCAATTACTTTTAGCTCGCGAACGCAATGGAAAAAAGAACCTCCGTGTTGTGACCATTTTTGATTCAGAACCAGAAGAGTACATCAGAAAAAACCAGTTGTTGCCTGAGCTTTACTACTTACTTAATCAAGGTGTCGTGAATGTACCACCACTGCGCCAGCGGCCAGATGATATCGTGACCATATTCCACCATTTCTTAAAGCTAAGCTGTAAGAAATTAGGGAAGACTTTACCTAGTGTCGATACCAGCTACCTTGCATTATTGAGAAACTACCAATGGCCGGGCAACATACGTGAGCTTAGAAATATTGCGGAGCTATATGCTATCGGGATCATTAAGCTCACAGGCAAGGAGCGCATCTACTCAAAAAATGATACTCAGCTGCCTTTGGATGAGCTCGTCGATGATTTTGAGAAGCAGCTTATCGAAGATGCTTTGTTTCTTCATTCTGGCCGAGTGACAGATGCGGCAAACCATCTACAAATACCGCGTAAAAAGCTCTATTTGAGAATGAAAAAACACGGTATTGAGAAAGTGAATTATAAGTCTCGATAA